One Myxocyprinus asiaticus isolate MX2 ecotype Aquarium Trade chromosome 20, UBuf_Myxa_2, whole genome shotgun sequence genomic region harbors:
- the LOC127411208 gene encoding serine dehydratase-like codes for MATAYAARKLNLPATIVLPSATPLLVVQKLKDQGATVKVAGKVWDDANAEALRLAESEGLTVIPPFNHPLIWKGHTSIVHELKASLPTKPGAIVLSVGGGGLFCGVIQGLDEVGWGSVPVLCMETVGADCLNVALKAGELVTLPDITSEATCLGAKTACRQAFEYSKRSTVISEVVTDLQALEAMELFLDEECVLVELACGAALAAVYSGVIQRLQKEGRLPKPLGPLVMIVCGGGSVNRAQLQHLQAVIRK; via the exons ATGGCTACAGCATATGCAGCAAGAAAACTCAACCTTCCAGCAACCATTGTTTTGCCCTCAGCAACACCCCTACTGGTAGTGCAGAAACTAAAGGACCAGGGAGCTACGGTCAAAGTTGCGGGCAAG GTTTGGGATGATGCAAATGCAGAGGCCCTTCGATTGGCTGAAAGTGAAGGTCTTACTGTGATACCACCATTCAACCATCCACTAATCTG GAAAGGTCATACCAGTATTGTACATGAACTCAAGGCCTCATTGCCAACCAAACCAGGAGCTATAGTGCTGTCCGTTGGGGGCGGAGGTCTGTTTTGTGGGGTGATCCAGGGGCTGGATGAGGTGGGCTGGGGCAGTGTGCCTGTCCTCTGTATGGAGACTGTTGGTGCAGATTGTCTCAATGTCGCCCTTAAAGCTGGAGAGCTGGTTACACTGCCGGACATTACAAG TGAAGCAACGTGTCTAGGAGCAAAGACAGCATGCAGACAGGCGTTTGAATACAGCAAACGGTCCACTGTtatttcagaggtggtgacagatctaCAGGCTCTGGAGGCAATGGAACTGTTCCTGG ATGAGGAGTGTGTGTTGGTGGAGCTAGCCTGCGGCGCTGCGCTGGCTGCAGTGTACAGTGGTGTTATCCAAAGGCTACAGAAGGAGGGACGCCTTCCTAAACCACTCGGCCCGCTGGTGATGATCGTCTGTGGGGGTGGCAGTGTAAACCGGGCCCAGCTACAACACTTACAGGCAGTCATACGGAAATGA